A window of Rhabdothermincola salaria contains these coding sequences:
- a CDS encoding TauD/TfdA dioxygenase family protein: MRLGAALGAEVRGIDFDHLLDPETLDGVHQALLDHQVLLVKAPTMTPDQHMALGRQLGEIEVHAFFPNLGPGYEQVSVLDSEEGTTASMWHTDETFLEHPPMGTLTHAKLLPEVGGDTMFASSTAAYAALSAPMKRYLEGLTAVHDLSRISELRYRFGSASAADYSAAVADERRHAHPIVRTHPETGAPGLFVNPTYTRHVVGLPPDESDMLLAYLYRHTTKEPFTYRHRWEEGDLLIWDNRATMHMVLADFGGRRLMYRVSVVGTHER, encoded by the coding sequence ATGAGGCTGGGTGCCGCGCTCGGCGCCGAGGTGCGAGGCATCGATTTCGACCACCTCCTCGACCCCGAGACCCTGGACGGCGTGCACCAGGCTCTCCTCGACCACCAGGTGCTGCTGGTGAAAGCCCCCACCATGACGCCCGACCAGCACATGGCTCTCGGGCGCCAGCTGGGGGAGATCGAGGTCCACGCCTTCTTCCCGAACCTGGGGCCCGGCTACGAACAGGTCAGCGTGCTCGATTCCGAGGAGGGCACCACGGCGTCGATGTGGCACACCGACGAGACCTTCCTCGAGCACCCGCCCATGGGCACGCTCACCCACGCCAAGCTCCTCCCGGAGGTGGGCGGCGACACCATGTTCGCCTCCAGCACTGCGGCGTACGCCGCGCTCTCGGCGCCCATGAAGCGCTACCTCGAAGGGCTCACCGCGGTGCACGACCTGAGCCGCATCAGCGAGCTGCGCTACCGGTTCGGATCGGCCTCGGCGGCCGACTACTCGGCCGCGGTGGCCGACGAGCGCCGGCACGCCCACCCGATCGTGCGCACCCACCCCGAGACCGGGGCGCCGGGCCTGTTCGTGAACCCCACCTACACCCGCCACGTCGTGGGCCTGCCCCCCGACGAGAGCGACATGCTCCTGGCGTACCTGTACCGCCACACGACCAAGGAGCCCTTCACCTACCGCCACCGTTGGGAGGAGGGCGACCTGTTGATCTGGGACAACCGGGCCACCATGCACATGGTCCTGGCCGACTTCGGCGGGCGCCGTCTCATGTACCGGGTGTCGGTGGTCGGCACCCACGAGCGCTGA
- a CDS encoding SDR family NAD(P)-dependent oxidoreductase, translated as MSARTAMVTGASRGIGRATAIALAEAGFDVAITARTVKEGDATARTDDPAIVLPGSLESTAAEIEGRGQRAVQVPLDLLEREALWPAVDAAIEGLGHLDVVVNNAIYVSPAGSKPFLDTDPDEVVKLVWGDFTAQLLLLQRTVGHMVERGGGTVVNIGSGSGKYKLRRPIGKGGAALTYAAVKAGFHRVADRLANEYGRQGIVAYTIDPGYVATERTQLLSNLSDVASRGVDPSVVGAAVAWLVTAGPTEVDNGSYHEAQDIARALGLLPPLDEGTA; from the coding sequence ATGTCAGCTCGGACCGCGATGGTCACCGGCGCCAGCCGAGGGATCGGGCGGGCCACGGCCATCGCCCTCGCCGAGGCCGGCTTCGACGTGGCCATCACGGCCCGCACGGTGAAGGAGGGCGACGCCACCGCTCGCACCGACGACCCGGCCATCGTGCTGCCGGGCAGCCTCGAGTCCACCGCCGCCGAGATCGAGGGGCGTGGGCAGCGGGCGGTGCAGGTTCCTCTCGACCTGCTGGAGCGAGAGGCCCTGTGGCCGGCGGTCGACGCCGCCATCGAGGGCCTCGGCCACCTCGACGTGGTGGTGAACAACGCCATCTACGTGTCGCCGGCCGGGTCCAAGCCCTTCCTCGACACCGACCCCGACGAGGTCGTGAAGCTGGTGTGGGGCGACTTCACCGCCCAGCTGCTGTTGCTGCAGCGCACGGTGGGCCACATGGTCGAGCGGGGCGGGGGCACCGTGGTGAACATCGGCTCGGGATCCGGCAAGTACAAGCTGCGGCGGCCCATCGGCAAGGGCGGGGCGGCGCTCACCTACGCCGCGGTGAAGGCCGGGTTCCACCGGGTGGCCGACCGCCTGGCCAACGAGTACGGCCGCCAGGGCATCGTCGCCTACACGATCGATCCGGGCTACGTGGCCACCGAGCGCACCCAGTTGCTGTCGAACCTCTCCGACGTGGCCAGCCGCGGCGTCGACCCCTCCGTGGTGGGCGCGGCCGTCGCCTGGCTGGTCACCGCCGGGCCCACCGAGGTCGACAACGGCAGCTACCACGAGGCCCAGGACATCGCCCGGGCCCTGGGCCTGCTGCCCCCGCTCGACGAGGGGACGGCCTGA
- a CDS encoding glucose 1-dehydrogenase → MTADASLAGRTAIVTGGGTGIGAACAQRLASDGMDVTICGRTESKLTDVVDRIGASGAAGTVRHQVTDVTVEDDVAALVAGHMEAFGRLDGFVANAGGGGGMGPYHLQDTTEFLRVLHLNVLGTMLSVKHSVPHLVAAGGGSFVGMSSLAGHRTHPMFGAYTVAKAGIEEMMKNAADEYGEVKVRFNAVRPGFISTEIMEGIPRDSEVYDSYIQQTPLGDVGEPEDVANLVRFLVSDEARWITGMSINVDGGHHLRRGPLFTSFIEPAIGHDALVAKGPVPS, encoded by the coding sequence ATGACTGCTGACGCGTCCCTCGCCGGCCGCACCGCCATCGTCACCGGAGGCGGCACCGGCATCGGCGCCGCCTGCGCCCAGCGCCTCGCCTCGGACGGCATGGACGTCACCATCTGCGGCCGCACCGAGAGCAAGCTCACCGACGTCGTCGATCGCATCGGCGCCTCCGGAGCAGCCGGCACCGTGCGCCACCAGGTCACCGACGTCACCGTCGAGGACGACGTGGCCGCCCTCGTGGCCGGGCACATGGAGGCCTTCGGTCGCCTCGACGGCTTCGTGGCCAACGCCGGCGGGGGCGGGGGCATGGGTCCCTACCACCTGCAGGACACCACCGAGTTCCTACGGGTCCTGCACCTCAACGTGCTGGGCACCATGCTCTCGGTCAAGCACTCCGTGCCCCACCTGGTGGCGGCCGGCGGTGGCTCCTTCGTCGGCATGTCCTCGCTCGCCGGGCACCGCACCCACCCCATGTTCGGCGCCTACACGGTGGCCAAGGCCGGCATCGAGGAGATGATGAAGAACGCCGCCGACGAGTACGGCGAGGTGAAGGTGCGCTTCAACGCCGTGCGCCCCGGCTTCATCTCCACCGAGATCATGGAGGGCATCCCGCGCGACTCCGAGGTCTACGACAGCTACATCCAGCAGACCCCGCTGGGCGACGTCGGCGAGCCCGAGGACGTGGCCAACCTGGTGCGCTTCCTCGTGTCCGACGAGGCCCGGTGGATCACCGGCATGTCCATCAACGTCGACGGTGGCCACCACCTGCGCCGTGGGCCCCTGTTCACCTCGTTCATCGAGCCGGCCATCGGGCACGACGCCCTCGTGGCCAAGGGCCCCGTCCCGAGCTGA
- a CDS encoding LLM class flavin-dependent oxidoreductase: protein MKLGLFFDLRNPEPWARPWPEVYGATLDLLERAEALGCEAAWFTEHHLFDDGYLPQPLTFLAAVAARTRRMTIGTAVVLAALRPAPLVAEEAAVVDQLSGGRLELGIGAGYVAREYELYDRDITRRYGLTDAAVAEIRRLLDDGVVTPGPAQRPFPLWLGYQGPQGARRAGRLGVGLLSLDRSLLEPYRDGLVEGGHDPATARTGGLLDIVVAGDPEATLERILPHYLHQANSYGAAAAAGTGREPRVLTAEKVLSRRTGPGSVPGLRVLTPDEAVAAIREAVADSPVEHVYLWASIAAMPDDLVEEHVELLFTQVRPRL from the coding sequence GTGAAGCTCGGGCTGTTCTTCGACCTGCGCAACCCCGAGCCGTGGGCCCGGCCGTGGCCGGAGGTCTACGGGGCCACGCTCGACCTGCTCGAACGGGCCGAAGCCCTGGGCTGCGAAGCGGCCTGGTTCACCGAGCACCACCTCTTCGACGACGGCTACCTCCCCCAGCCCCTCACCTTCCTCGCCGCGGTGGCCGCCCGCACCCGGCGCATGACCATCGGCACCGCCGTCGTGTTGGCCGCGCTGCGGCCGGCCCCCCTCGTCGCCGAGGAGGCGGCCGTGGTCGATCAGCTCTCCGGGGGGCGCCTGGAGCTGGGCATCGGAGCCGGCTACGTCGCCCGCGAGTACGAGCTCTACGACCGCGACATCACCCGGCGCTACGGCCTCACCGACGCCGCCGTGGCCGAGATCCGCCGCCTGCTCGACGACGGCGTGGTGACCCCGGGTCCCGCCCAACGCCCCTTCCCCCTCTGGCTGGGCTACCAGGGCCCCCAGGGGGCACGGCGAGCAGGACGCCTCGGCGTGGGCCTGCTCAGCCTCGACCGCTCGTTGCTCGAGCCCTACCGCGACGGCCTCGTCGAGGGAGGCCACGACCCGGCCACGGCCCGCACCGGCGGCCTGCTCGACATCGTGGTCGCCGGCGATCCCGAGGCCACCCTCGAGCGCATCCTCCCCCACTACCTGCACCAGGCCAACAGCTATGGGGCGGCCGCAGCGGCCGGCACCGGTCGGGAACCACGCGTGCTCACCGCCGAGAAGGTGCTGTCGCGCCGCACCGGCCCGGGATCGGTGCCGGGTCTGCGGGTGCTCACGCCCGACGAGGCCGTGGCTGCCATCCGCGAGGCCGTCGCCGACTCGCCCGTCGAGCACGTGTACCTGTGGGCCAGCATCGCCGCCATGCCCGACGACCTCGTCGAGGAGCACGTCGAGCTCCTCTTCACCCAGGTCCGCCCCCGCCTGTGA
- a CDS encoding coniferyl-alcohol dehydrogenase, translated as MSDLFNYEGKRVVVTGGATGIGAALVELLRELGAEHITVLDIKKPEGPIDAYVEVNLADPASIDAACDQIDGRIDVLFSNAGVAANAGVRTCMAVNVLASRRLAEKLIDRIPSGGTIVYTASMAGNGWPNQVGEINELLDIEDWDAFLQWCDDHPDTIGDVYAFSKMCMQVFTMRNAKHTMAKGVRTNSICPAPVDTPLMKDFRETMGDKVIDWSVSQQGEARMAVASDMAPPLAFMGSDAASFINGVNLLVDSGFTAAMTTGQVDFSALA; from the coding sequence ATGTCGGACCTGTTCAACTACGAGGGCAAGCGCGTCGTCGTCACCGGCGGTGCCACCGGCATCGGTGCCGCGCTGGTCGAGCTGCTGCGCGAGCTCGGCGCCGAGCACATCACCGTGCTCGACATCAAGAAGCCCGAGGGCCCCATCGACGCCTACGTCGAGGTCAACCTGGCCGACCCGGCCAGCATCGACGCCGCCTGCGACCAGATCGACGGTCGCATCGACGTGCTGTTCTCGAACGCCGGCGTGGCTGCCAACGCCGGGGTGCGCACCTGCATGGCCGTCAACGTGCTGGCCTCGCGCCGCCTGGCCGAGAAGCTCATCGACCGCATCCCGTCGGGTGGCACCATCGTGTACACCGCCTCGATGGCCGGCAACGGTTGGCCCAACCAGGTCGGCGAGATCAACGAGCTCCTCGACATCGAGGACTGGGATGCCTTCCTGCAGTGGTGCGACGACCACCCCGACACGATCGGCGACGTCTACGCCTTCTCCAAGATGTGCATGCAGGTGTTCACCATGCGCAACGCCAAGCACACGATGGCCAAGGGCGTGCGCACCAACAGCATCTGCCCGGCCCCGGTCGACACCCCGCTGATGAAGGACTTCCGCGAGACCATGGGCGACAAGGTCATCGACTGGTCGGTCTCCCAGCAGGGCGAGGCCCGCATGGCCGTGGCCTCCGACATGGCCCCGCCGCTGGCCTTCATGGGCAGCGACGCCGCCTCGTTCATCAACGGCGTGAACCTGTTGGTGGACTCCGGGTTCACCGCGGCCATGACCACCGGCCAGGTGGACTTCAGCGCCCTGGCGTAG
- a CDS encoding N-acyl-D-amino-acid deacylase family protein, which produces MYDLKITGGTIVDGTGADRFVGDIGVKDGRIVAVTRGGGLEGDAAETIDATGKVVAPGFVDIHTHYDGQVTWDAVLEPSSAHGVTTLVSGNCGVGFAPVHPGGETELIELMEGVEDIPGTALHEGMTWGWESFPGYLDKLESRELAVDFGVQIAHGTVRTYVMGDRGARNEPASPEDIDLMGKYVTEAVEAGALGFSTSRTLGHRAMNGEPVPGTFAAEDELFGLGRAMAKGGRSVFELAPMGAAGEDILAPKTEVEWMRRLAAEVDRPVSFALIQVDAAPDLWREIMDESLAAHEAGAPIYPQAAARPFGMLLGFAGHHAFSKRPTYVELASRLSPQELAVELQKPTVKAAILSETDLPSDPNVLFDGMNGLCQGMVDRTYSLGDPVDYEPTADRTVTAMAQAQGRDPLDVLYDLYCEHDATAMLMVPFFNYSNGNQDAVREMLTHPAGVAGLSDGGAHCGMICDASYPTYLLSFWAKGRTRGEGLPLEFVVKKQAHDTAQLYGLTDRGVITEGKKADINIIDMDRIEIGRPYMAYDLPAGGKRLLQGSTGYTHTIVSGVVTRRDGQDTGARPGRLVRGAR; this is translated from the coding sequence ATGTACGACCTCAAGATCACCGGCGGCACCATCGTCGACGGCACCGGCGCCGACCGCTTCGTGGGCGACATCGGCGTCAAGGACGGACGCATCGTCGCCGTCACGCGCGGCGGAGGTCTCGAGGGCGACGCCGCCGAGACCATCGACGCCACCGGCAAGGTCGTGGCCCCCGGGTTCGTCGACATCCACACCCACTACGACGGCCAGGTCACCTGGGACGCCGTGCTCGAGCCCTCCAGCGCCCACGGCGTCACCACGCTCGTCAGCGGCAACTGCGGCGTGGGGTTCGCCCCCGTCCATCCCGGCGGCGAGACCGAGCTCATCGAGCTCATGGAGGGTGTCGAGGACATCCCCGGCACCGCCCTGCACGAGGGCATGACCTGGGGCTGGGAGAGCTTCCCCGGCTACCTCGACAAGCTCGAGAGCCGAGAGCTCGCCGTCGACTTCGGGGTGCAGATCGCCCACGGCACGGTGCGCACCTACGTCATGGGCGACCGTGGCGCCCGCAACGAGCCGGCGTCGCCCGAGGACATCGACCTCATGGGCAAGTACGTCACCGAGGCCGTCGAGGCCGGGGCGCTCGGCTTCTCCACCTCCCGCACGCTCGGCCACCGCGCCATGAACGGCGAACCCGTGCCCGGCACCTTCGCCGCCGAGGACGAGCTGTTCGGCCTCGGTCGAGCGATGGCGAAGGGAGGCCGCTCCGTGTTCGAGCTGGCCCCCATGGGTGCCGCCGGTGAGGACATCCTGGCCCCCAAGACCGAGGTCGAGTGGATGCGCCGCCTGGCGGCCGAGGTCGACCGCCCCGTGTCGTTCGCCCTCATCCAGGTCGACGCCGCTCCCGATCTGTGGCGCGAGATCATGGACGAGTCGCTCGCCGCCCACGAGGCCGGGGCGCCGATCTACCCGCAGGCCGCCGCCCGCCCCTTCGGGATGCTCCTGGGCTTCGCCGGCCACCACGCCTTCTCCAAGCGCCCCACCTACGTGGAGCTGGCCTCGCGGCTCTCCCCGCAGGAGCTCGCCGTCGAGCTGCAGAAGCCGACGGTGAAGGCCGCCATCCTGTCCGAGACCGACCTCCCGTCGGACCCCAACGTGCTGTTCGACGGCATGAACGGGCTCTGCCAGGGCATGGTCGACCGCACCTACTCCCTCGGCGACCCGGTCGACTACGAGCCCACCGCCGACCGCACGGTCACGGCCATGGCCCAGGCCCAGGGCCGCGACCCCCTCGACGTGCTCTACGACCTCTACTGCGAGCACGACGCCACCGCCATGCTCATGGTGCCGTTCTTCAACTACTCCAACGGCAACCAGGACGCGGTGCGCGAGATGCTCACCCACCCGGCGGGCGTGGCCGGCCTCTCCGACGGCGGCGCCCACTGCGGCATGATCTGCGACGCCTCCTACCCCACCTACCTGTTGTCGTTCTGGGCCAAGGGGCGCACCCGCGGCGAGGGGCTCCCCCTCGAGTTCGTGGTCAAGAAGCAGGCCCACGACACCGCCCAGCTCTACGGCCTCACCGACCGTGGGGTGATCACCGAGGGCAAGAAGGCCGACATCAACATCATCGACATGGACCGCATCGAGATCGGCCGGCCCTACATGGCCTACGACCTGCCCGCCGGCGGCAAGCGCCTGCTGCAGGGGTCCACCGGCTACACCCACACCATCGTCAGCGGCGTGGTCACCCGGCGCGACGGCCAGGACACGGGCGCCCGCCCGGGTCGCCTCGTCCGCGGCGCCCGCTGA
- a CDS encoding MarR family winged helix-turn-helix transcriptional regulator, translated as MSSPASRRRLNESISALARFTRSRKLDALHAERAGVSLNFPAFSVLGRLVADGPLGVGELGRRSHMAPNALSRQVKVLEDAGYLERRAHPDDGRSWVLAATPDGRAAHRRLREANETMLARQLRDWTDDDMDALAAGLERLVADLRRQ; from the coding sequence ATGTCGTCCCCCGCCAGCCGCCGTCGGCTCAACGAGTCCATCAGCGCTCTCGCCCGGTTCACCCGGAGCCGCAAGCTCGACGCCCTGCACGCCGAGCGGGCCGGGGTCTCGCTCAACTTCCCCGCCTTCTCGGTCCTCGGCCGACTGGTGGCCGACGGTCCCCTCGGCGTGGGCGAGCTGGGCCGCCGCAGCCACATGGCGCCCAACGCCCTGAGCCGGCAGGTGAAGGTCCTCGAGGATGCCGGGTACCTCGAACGCCGGGCGCACCCCGACGACGGCCGGTCGTGGGTGCTGGCCGCCACGCCCGACGGGCGGGCGGCCCACCGGCGGCTGCGGGAGGCCAACGAGACGATGCTGGCCCGTCAGCTCCGCGACTGGACCGATGACGACATGGACGCCCTGGCGGCCGGGCTCGAACGGCTGGTGGCCGACCTGCGTCGCCAGTGA
- a CDS encoding NADH:flavin oxidoreductase encodes MTDTTPDRPVTATPPDPFAPATLGPLSLRNRVVKAATFEGVVPEALVTDELVEFHRRPAAGGVGMTTVAYLAVSPEGRTHAECIWLRPEAVPGLARLADVVHAEGAKVSAQIGHAGPVANAKSNRATALAPSRSFNPVSMKVTRAVTDDDITRITLDYQRGARLVAEAGFDAIEIHLAHNYLLSSFLSPKFNKRTDRWGGSLENRARFARQVVRAVREAVGDGLAVTAKVSLDDGVPGGFRLPESAEFSRMLEEDGCLDALELTGGSSLANPMYLFRGDAPREDFAATLPPLQRFGFKLIAGKMMPAYPFEEAYFLGKARQVRDAVDMPLILLGGINTRATIERAMAEGFQFVAMGRALLREPDLLARMQSGDQLEGNCIHCNRCMPSIYSGSRCVLDHPEPIVVPAAHTIR; translated from the coding sequence ATGACCGACACCACCCCCGACCGTCCGGTCACCGCCACGCCGCCGGACCCGTTCGCCCCCGCCACGCTGGGACCGCTCTCGCTGCGCAACCGCGTCGTGAAGGCCGCCACCTTCGAGGGGGTCGTCCCCGAGGCCCTGGTCACCGACGAGCTGGTCGAGTTCCACCGTCGGCCGGCCGCCGGCGGGGTGGGCATGACCACCGTCGCCTACCTGGCCGTCTCCCCGGAGGGCCGCACCCACGCCGAGTGCATCTGGCTGCGACCCGAGGCGGTGCCCGGCCTCGCCCGGCTGGCCGATGTCGTCCATGCCGAGGGGGCCAAGGTCTCGGCGCAGATCGGCCACGCCGGGCCGGTGGCCAACGCCAAGAGCAACCGGGCCACGGCCCTGGCCCCGAGCCGGTCGTTCAACCCGGTGTCGATGAAGGTCACCCGGGCCGTCACCGACGACGACATCACCCGCATCACCCTCGACTACCAGCGCGGGGCGCGGCTGGTCGCCGAGGCCGGCTTCGACGCCATCGAGATCCACCTGGCCCACAACTACCTGCTGTCGTCGTTCCTCTCGCCCAAGTTCAACAAGCGCACCGATCGCTGGGGAGGCAGCCTCGAGAACCGGGCCCGCTTCGCCCGCCAGGTGGTGCGAGCCGTGCGCGAGGCGGTCGGCGATGGGCTCGCGGTCACCGCCAAGGTCAGCCTCGACGACGGCGTCCCGGGCGGGTTCCGGCTGCCCGAGAGCGCGGAGTTCTCCCGGATGCTCGAGGAGGACGGCTGCCTCGATGCGCTCGAGCTCACCGGCGGCAGCTCGCTCGCCAACCCGATGTACCTCTTCCGGGGCGACGCCCCGCGTGAGGACTTCGCCGCCACCCTGCCCCCCCTCCAGCGCTTCGGCTTCAAGCTCATCGCCGGCAAGATGATGCCGGCCTACCCCTTCGAGGAGGCGTACTTCCTCGGCAAGGCCCGCCAGGTGCGCGATGCGGTCGACATGCCGCTCATCCTGCTCGGGGGCATCAACACCCGGGCGACCATCGAGAGGGCCATGGCCGAGGGGTTCCAGTTCGTGGCCATGGGACGGGCGCTGCTACGCGAACCGGACCTGCTGGCCCGCATGCAGTCCGGCGACCAGCTGGAGGGGAACTGCATCCACTGCAACCGGTGCATGCCGTCGATCTACAGCGGCAGCCGCTGCGTGCTCGACCACCCCGAGCCCATCGTCGTGCCCGCCGCCCACACCATCAGGTAG
- a CDS encoding DUF2071 domain-containing protein, translating to MTQRWSSIVWCHWPVPIETVARRLPTGVRPDLFEGRAWVGLVPFEMQRLRLVIAGRELPAVPTTENFSEVNVRTYVIGPRGPGVWFDSLDASSRLGAAAARVAWSLPYQRSQIHTSAHDGPGCRAWSIRRPGGTTGRVRVAVGDAVDDRADLDAFLTERYALYARPWWSRSPASVLWAPVRHRPWEQRRCVDVDVDAGLVRAAGYPVDDDPVHVVAADAAVVQVGLPQRL from the coding sequence ATGACCCAGCGATGGAGCTCGATCGTGTGGTGCCACTGGCCCGTGCCGATCGAGACGGTCGCCCGCCGGCTCCCGACGGGAGTGCGGCCGGACCTGTTCGAGGGTCGGGCCTGGGTCGGCTTGGTGCCCTTCGAGATGCAGCGTCTCCGGCTGGTGATCGCCGGGCGAGAGCTCCCGGCGGTGCCCACCACCGAGAACTTCAGCGAGGTGAACGTGCGCACCTACGTCATCGGCCCCCGGGGCCCGGGCGTGTGGTTCGACTCTCTCGACGCGTCCTCGCGGCTCGGTGCGGCCGCCGCTCGGGTCGCCTGGTCGTTGCCCTACCAGCGCTCGCAGATCCACACGTCGGCGCACGACGGGCCGGGCTGTCGGGCGTGGTCGATCCGTCGCCCGGGCGGGACCACCGGGCGGGTGCGCGTCGCCGTCGGTGACGCCGTGGACGACCGAGCCGACCTCGATGCCTTCCTCACCGAGCGCTACGCCCTCTACGCCCGTCCCTGGTGGTCGCGATCGCCGGCGAGCGTGCTCTGGGCTCCCGTGCGCCACCGCCCCTGGGAGCAGCGTCGGTGCGTCGACGTCGACGTCGACGCCGGTCTCGTCCGGGCCGCCGGGTACCCGGTCGACGACGATCCGGTGCACGTCGTGGCCGCCGATGCCGCCGTCGTGCAGGTGGGGCTCCCGCAGCGGCTCTGA
- a CDS encoding MarR family winged helix-turn-helix transcriptional regulator produces MSRRDDLREIEWSLRQVGRIGRSRQAARVRAEVSGVELSNPAAAILSALHQHGPMRSAALAEAADTEAPLVSRELRTLAERGFVTNETDPTDGRARIIALTDEGRTAYRTFRAATDKIAADAFRSWDSEDLEVLAGLLRRVVQDFARSPTTR; encoded by the coding sequence GTGAGCCGCCGCGATGACCTGCGCGAGATCGAGTGGTCCCTGCGCCAGGTGGGGCGCATCGGCCGCAGCCGCCAGGCTGCCCGCGTGCGCGCCGAGGTCTCGGGGGTGGAGCTCTCCAACCCCGCCGCGGCCATCCTCTCCGCCCTCCACCAGCACGGGCCCATGCGCTCCGCCGCGCTGGCCGAGGCCGCCGACACCGAGGCTCCCCTGGTGAGCCGGGAGCTGCGCACGCTCGCCGAGCGTGGCTTCGTCACCAACGAGACCGACCCGACCGATGGTCGGGCCCGGATCATCGCCCTCACCGACGAGGGCCGCACCGCCTACCGGACGTTCCGAGCCGCCACCGACAAGATCGCTGCCGACGCGTTCCGGAGCTGGGACAGCGAGGACCTCGAGGTCCTGGCCGGGCTGCTGCGGCGGGTGGTGCAGGACTTCGCCCGGTCCCCCACCACCCGCTGA
- a CDS encoding acyl-CoA dehydrogenase family protein: MAWDFSTDPEFQEELDWIREVVVEQIQPLDLVKGQMSKEAWKRATDPIKAEVKERGLWAAHLDPELGGQGLGQVKLALMHEILGRTGSAPALFGNQAPDSGNSELLAIGADDEQKERWLWPLLAGDMTSSFSLTEPHTAGSDPTGISTRAVLDGDEWVIDGHKWYASNASVADFVLAMVVTDPDAGPHRRASMILIERDTPGMNIVRDIGTMDHPHPYPGDHHLGGHAEIIFEGCRVPKGNLIGQPGEGFLLAQKRLSGGRIHHAMRWIGTCQRAFDMMCERAISRQMGGRPMSDKQFVQDFIASSATEIQAARLLTLHAAWHWDTYGGSASRVQIAQIKWWGAQVLYNVIDRAIQVHGALGYSTDLPLERMYRTARNFRLSDGADEVHKSFIARKVLKDYSPVEGYPTEHVPTRTAEAQARFAEYLDLAEANL, from the coding sequence ATGGCATGGGACTTCTCGACCGATCCGGAGTTCCAGGAGGAGCTCGACTGGATCCGTGAGGTGGTGGTCGAGCAGATCCAGCCCCTCGACCTGGTGAAGGGCCAGATGAGCAAGGAGGCCTGGAAGCGGGCCACCGACCCCATCAAGGCCGAGGTCAAGGAGCGGGGCCTGTGGGCCGCCCACCTCGATCCCGAGCTCGGGGGCCAGGGTCTCGGCCAGGTGAAGCTGGCGTTGATGCACGAGATCCTCGGCCGCACCGGAAGCGCGCCGGCGCTGTTCGGCAACCAGGCCCCCGACTCGGGCAACAGCGAGCTGCTGGCCATCGGCGCCGACGACGAGCAGAAGGAGCGCTGGCTGTGGCCCCTGCTGGCCGGCGACATGACCTCCAGCTTCTCGCTCACCGAGCCGCACACCGCCGGATCCGACCCCACCGGCATCAGCACCCGGGCCGTGCTCGACGGCGACGAGTGGGTCATCGACGGCCACAAGTGGTACGCCTCCAACGCATCGGTCGCCGACTTCGTCCTGGCCATGGTGGTCACCGACCCCGACGCCGGGCCCCATCGCCGGGCCTCGATGATCCTCATCGAGCGCGACACCCCGGGCATGAACATCGTGCGCGACATCGGCACCATGGACCACCCCCACCCCTATCCCGGCGACCACCACCTGGGCGGCCACGCCGAGATCATCTTCGAGGGCTGCCGCGTGCCCAAGGGCAACCTCATCGGCCAACCCGGGGAGGGGTTCCTGCTGGCCCAGAAGCGCCTGTCCGGCGGTCGCATCCACCACGCCATGCGTTGGATCGGCACCTGCCAGCGGGCCTTCGACATGATGTGCGAGCGGGCCATCTCCCGCCAGATGGGCGGGCGACCCATGTCCGACAAGCAGTTCGTGCAGGACTTCATCGCCTCCTCGGCCACCGAGATCCAGGCGGCGCGCCTGCTCACCCTGCACGCGGCCTGGCACTGGGACACCTACGGCGGCTCCGCGTCGCGGGTCCAGATCGCCCAGATCAAGTGGTGGGGGGCCCAGGTCCTCTACAACGTCATCGACCGGGCCATCCAGGTCCACGGTGCCCTCGGGTACTCCACCGACCTGCCCCTCGAGCGGATGTACCGCACCGCCCGCAACTTCCGGCTCTCCGACGGCGCCGACGAGGTGCACAAGTCCTTCATCGCCCGCAAGGTCCTCAAGGACTACAGCCCTGTCGAGGGCTACCCGACCGAGCACGTCCCCACCCGCACCGCCGAGGCCCAGGCCCGCTTCGCCGAGTACCTCGACCTGGCCGAGGCCAACCTGTGA